A genomic segment from [Flavobacterium] thermophilum encodes:
- a CDS encoding Inactivated superfamily I helicase — protein MKELPRLSYSSLNMFVQCPMRYKLRYIDDNKSATEALHLELGNILHKALEIKYRNIIDEKDVNYNELFNVIEMGVAEETEKDKGKFLNGLKQLREKYGNELFEEVDAKSGLSYNEKLDIFFEYIQEDVDTSEWKPIAVEMPFEFVFEDKVIFHGFIDRIDQNTNGELRVVDYKSSNKLFSDKDLTTPLQMVIYALACKEIYNKIPVEYQYDMILLGEKQYVTSKGFLERGIKKIQKILDDMEWCLAIDEWIPKPSPLCYWCEFSETNPNTEWYTKGLCEYYCLWTPESRTFKKNKEYM, from the coding sequence GTGAAAGAATTGCCAAGATTAAGTTATAGTAGCTTGAATATGTTTGTACAATGTCCAATGAGATATAAATTAAGATACATAGATGATAATAAAAGCGCAACAGAAGCGTTGCACTTGGAATTAGGAAATATATTACATAAAGCATTAGAAATTAAATACAGAAACATCATTGATGAAAAAGATGTAAATTATAATGAATTATTTAATGTTATTGAGATGGGAGTTGCTGAAGAAACAGAAAAAGATAAAGGTAAGTTTTTAAACGGATTAAAACAATTGCGTGAGAAATATGGTAATGAATTATTTGAAGAAGTGGATGCAAAAAGTGGACTTAGTTATAATGAGAAATTAGATATTTTCTTTGAATACATACAAGAAGATGTTGATACAAGTGAGTGGAAGCCTATTGCAGTAGAGATGCCATTTGAATTTGTGTTTGAAGACAAAGTGATTTTTCATGGTTTTATTGATAGGATTGATCAAAACACAAATGGTGAATTACGAGTAGTTGATTATAAATCATCAAATAAATTGTTTAGTGATAAAGACTTAACAACACCGTTGCAAATGGTAATTTATGCTTTGGCATGTAAAGAGATTTATAATAAAATTCCTGTGGAATATCAATATGATATGATTTTGTTAGGCGAAAAACAATATGTTACATCTAAAGGGTTTTTAGAAAGAGGTATTAAAAAAATACAAAAGATTTTAGATGATATGGAATGGTGTTTAGCTATAGATGAGTGGATTCCAAAGCCTTCGCCTCTGTGTTATTGGTGTGAGTTCTCTGAAACGAATCCGAATACAGAATGGTATACAAAAGGATTATGTGAATATTATTGTTTGTGGACACCTGAGAGTAGAACATTTAAAAAGAATAAGGAATATATGTAA
- the dnaG_1 gene encoding DNA primase translates to MEAQELKERIIIDEKIIDILEALGMHSIKDKGNYITCGMPDGNNPKSTVIYKDNLHVEAYTRNIKDAYGHSDIISLVSFVNNTYFTESIKWICDVCGYDYYGQEVPQSRLAAWVRNMWKVVKEGKCDDDEKLLPINEDILHYFGRYGNPLFYKEGISYETQWEFELGYDLYYHMITIPIRDELGFLVGVKGRLFKEVVEEWESKYFYIQPCAKSKVLYGLHKTKPYILEKKEVIVFEAEKSVMKAWSHGIRNTVAIGSHCLSDTQVQKLTHLGVDIVIAYDEGVEIDPKTGKVDKNFYRKEFDKFLPSQKVYCIYDKSKKILDKKESPIDDIDKWYRLYNEYKFKVRG, encoded by the coding sequence ATGGAAGCCCAAGAATTAAAAGAACGCATTATTATAGATGAAAAAATTATCGATATACTTGAAGCATTGGGTATGCACTCCATAAAAGATAAAGGAAACTATATTACTTGTGGAATGCCGGATGGAAATAATCCTAAAAGTACAGTTATTTATAAAGATAATTTGCATGTAGAAGCATATACGAGAAATATTAAAGATGCGTATGGTCACAGTGACATCATATCACTCGTATCGTTTGTTAATAATACATATTTTACGGAATCGATCAAATGGATTTGTGATGTATGCGGTTATGATTATTATGGTCAAGAAGTACCACAGTCTCGCTTGGCAGCTTGGGTTCGTAATATGTGGAAAGTTGTTAAAGAAGGAAAGTGTGACGATGATGAAAAGTTGTTGCCTATAAATGAAGATATTTTGCATTATTTTGGGCGATATGGCAATCCATTATTTTATAAAGAAGGGATTAGTTATGAAACACAATGGGAGTTTGAATTAGGGTATGATTTATATTATCACATGATCACCATACCGATCCGTGACGAATTAGGATTCCTTGTCGGCGTGAAGGGGAGATTATTTAAAGAAGTTGTTGAGGAATGGGAATCAAAATACTTTTACATTCAACCATGTGCTAAATCAAAAGTGTTATATGGATTACATAAAACAAAACCTTACATATTAGAGAAAAAAGAAGTAATTGTTTTTGAAGCTGAAAAAAGCGTTATGAAAGCATGGAGTCACGGTATTAGAAACACTGTCGCAATTGGTAGCCATTGTTTAAGTGATACTCAAGTACAAAAATTAACTCATTTAGGTGTAGATATTGTTATTGCTTACGATGAGGGTGTTGAAATTGATCCGAAAACAGGTAAAGTAGATAAGAATTTTTATCGTAAAGAATTTGATAAGTTTTTACCATCTCAAAAAGTGTATTGTATTTATGATAAGAGTAAAAAAATTCTTGATAAAAAGGAAAGTCCTATAGACGATATTGATAAGTGGTATCGTCTATATAATGAATATAAATTTAAAGTTAGGGGTTGA
- a CDS encoding Replicative DNA helicase yields the protein MVKTRVEEPNDITTEALFIGALYAKPILYINYESLVKAKYDFYDEDVRFLYNAFEVFYKTFSQEVTESKVNIFMQQDPDRWKMYRKIGGWKTIEKQMDLADVNDAENYFKTIKKYSLVREFARKGFPVEKLLSTKHFHKMSPDDVINWMSYNISHISTVIGGGKSAIILGSDATKKIEEWSIEPDMGEEFPFEIWTNLFRGWRPKKLILDGMLSNEGKSRKVAKIAAYLGILKQIPVLILANEMDEEEFFAMILSTVMNSREYGFEYNISERTVLLGTYENEEQYQKALEVGKYIEEHSKIYFLEMNQYSDDDLKREIKKYSLLGVKYVFYDTLKGYQTDAWDTLKQTATLLKDIANELNIGIYASFQLSDDAKDVDIFDYNSKMIANSKQIKHICDHMLLGKRLPKNKYDKYQIKVAKGKDEWGYISLERNKTYYAKKVEKNRGGEKDLILVYEVNLDLNTWVELGYLERAD from the coding sequence GTGGTTAAAACACGAGTAGAAGAGCCTAATGATATTACAACAGAAGCATTGTTTATTGGAGCATTGTATGCCAAACCTATTCTTTATATAAATTATGAAAGTTTAGTTAAAGCTAAATATGATTTCTATGATGAAGATGTTCGCTTTTTATACAATGCTTTCGAAGTATTTTATAAAACTTTTTCACAAGAAGTAACAGAATCGAAAGTGAATATTTTTATGCAACAAGATCCTGACCGTTGGAAAATGTATCGTAAAATTGGTGGATGGAAAACAATCGAAAAACAAATGGATTTAGCAGATGTAAACGATGCAGAGAATTACTTTAAAACGATTAAGAAATATTCATTAGTTCGTGAATTTGCTAGAAAAGGATTTCCTGTTGAAAAGCTTTTGTCTACTAAACATTTTCATAAAATGAGTCCAGATGATGTGATTAATTGGATGAGTTATAACATTAGTCATATAAGTACAGTTATTGGTGGTGGCAAATCAGCAATTATTCTTGGAAGCGATGCAACTAAAAAGATTGAAGAGTGGAGTATAGAACCTGATATGGGAGAAGAATTTCCATTTGAAATTTGGACGAATTTATTTCGTGGTTGGCGACCAAAGAAATTAATTTTAGATGGAATGCTAAGTAATGAAGGTAAATCAAGGAAAGTTGCGAAAATAGCAGCGTATTTAGGTATATTGAAACAAATTCCAGTGTTAATTCTAGCGAATGAAATGGATGAAGAAGAGTTTTTTGCAATGATTTTATCAACTGTTATGAACAGTAGAGAATATGGATTTGAATACAATATAAGTGAGCGCACAGTTTTACTCGGAACATATGAAAATGAAGAACAGTATCAGAAAGCATTAGAAGTGGGTAAATATATAGAAGAACATTCGAAAATTTATTTCTTGGAAATGAATCAATATTCTGATGATGATTTAAAACGTGAAATTAAAAAATATAGCTTGTTGGGTGTCAAATATGTATTTTATGACACGTTAAAAGGGTATCAGACAGATGCATGGGATACATTAAAACAAACAGCAACGTTATTAAAAGATATTGCAAATGAATTGAATATTGGGATATATGCAAGCTTCCAGTTGTCGGATGATGCAAAAGATGTAGATATTTTTGATTATAACTCAAAAATGATTGCAAACAGTAAACAAATTAAACATATTTGCGATCATATGTTGTTAGGAAAAAGATTGCCGAAAAATAAATATGACAAATATCAAATTAAAGTAGCTAAAGGTAAAGACGAATGGGGCTACATTTCATTAGAAAGAAATAAAACATATTATGCAAAAAAGGTTGAAAAGAATAGGGGCGGTGAGAAAGATTTAATTTTAGTGTATGAAGTAAATTTAGATTTAAATACTTGGGTAGAATTAGGATATTTAGAACGAGCTGATTAA
- a CDS encoding transposase, IS605 OrfB family, translated as MTCTKTMRYQIVRPLDDDWEVFRYILNQISYETWNCLNRCAQYLWEADNFKKIYYSKFGIKFNVKDVEGVADDAYINRNLKKEFQKMNGDSVETITREVKVKMKKNKEDFMLGKASFLSFKKGHPILFRGSQVKINKSNDNNYIVTVRLLRKEYAEELYNGITVKTKNKKEEKVHKRNINDMNIRFYIKANDKYNKVILERVLNKEYKIGGSRIFMKGNKIFFDLVYSFEQKKDEKLDKNRIMGIDIGYNIPAAVAINDMPYKKWFIGDRKEIEDFRTKIEVRKKQLQKWSVWAGDGRVGHGIKTRIKPVLNIGEKINNFKNLKNHVWSREIINIALKNKCGTIQMEKLEGIIPEEYSFLKNWSFYDLQQKIEYKAREHGIDVVYIDPAYTSARCSKCGHIHKSYEKKDWRPEQGQFICQVCGYKENADINAARNIATPNIEKIIKEQLEKQEREQRNQKYIS; from the coding sequence ATGACATGTACTAAAACAATGAGGTATCAAATTGTTAGACCTTTAGATGATGATTGGGAAGTTTTTCGATATATTTTAAATCAAATTAGTTACGAAACATGGAATTGTTTAAATCGCTGTGCTCAATATTTATGGGAAGCAGACAACTTTAAAAAGATTTATTATAGTAAATTTGGGATAAAGTTTAATGTAAAAGACGTAGAAGGTGTTGCAGATGACGCTTATATAAACAGAAACTTAAAGAAGGAATTTCAGAAAATGAATGGTGACTCTGTTGAAACAATAACTAGAGAAGTAAAAGTAAAAATGAAGAAAAATAAAGAAGATTTTATGTTAGGTAAAGCAAGTTTTTTAAGTTTTAAAAAAGGACACCCAATTTTATTTAGAGGGTCACAAGTAAAGATCAATAAAAGTAACGATAATAATTATATTGTCACTGTTCGTTTATTGCGAAAAGAATATGCTGAAGAACTATATAACGGTATTACTGTAAAAACAAAGAATAAAAAAGAAGAAAAAGTACATAAACGAAACATTAATGATATGAATATTCGTTTTTATATTAAAGCAAATGATAAATATAATAAAGTTATTTTAGAACGAGTTTTAAATAAAGAATATAAAATAGGTGGTTCACGTATCTTTATGAAAGGTAACAAGATATTTTTTGATTTAGTTTATTCTTTTGAACAAAAGAAAGATGAAAAATTAGATAAAAATCGAATCATGGGAATAGATATTGGATATAACATTCCTGCTGCTGTTGCTATAAATGATATGCCATATAAAAAATGGTTTATTGGAGATCGAAAAGAGATTGAAGATTTTAGAACAAAAATTGAAGTAAGAAAGAAACAGTTGCAAAAATGGTCTGTTTGGGCTGGAGATGGTCGAGTAGGGCATGGTATTAAGACACGTATAAAACCTGTTTTAAATATCGGGGAGAAAATTAATAATTTTAAAAACTTAAAGAATCATGTTTGGAGCAGGGAAATTATTAACATAGCTTTAAAAAACAAATGTGGAACAATTCAAATGGAAAAATTAGAAGGCATTATTCCTGAAGAATATTCGTTTTTAAAGAATTGGAGTTTTTATGATTTACAACAAAAAATAGAATATAAGGCAAGAGAACATGGAATTGATGTAGTGTATATTGATCCTGCTTATACGTCAGCTAGATGTTCAAAATGCGGTCATATACATAAGAGTTATGAGAAAAAAGATTGGAGACCAGAACAAGGTCAATTCATTTGTCAAGTTTGTGGTTATAAAGAGAATGCTGATATTAATGCTGCGAGAAATATTGCAACGCCGAATATTGAAAAGATTATTAAAGAACAGTTAGAAAAGCAAGAAAGAGAGCAACGTAATCAAAAATATATAAGCTGA
- the ligA_1 gene encoding DNA ligase translates to MKEVLEIINQIKATNSRNEKEVILKQHKNNQTLRKVLDAALNPYIVFGIGEKKLKKFINKATGKENKFNDLFEVIKYLKVHNTGTDHDVKMVAEFLNAQDDEELKGLYEEIITKTLKIGATAKSINKAFGEKFIPEFNVMLAKKFEDEEHKVKGKEFVITEKLDGMRTIMIVENGNVTFFSRQGQPITGLVEIMRDAVFLPDNVYDGELLIANADDYKDREVLQETLKIARKDREKRGLVLHLFDMIPIEEFKAGKSKATYRKRKEELEFIVDKLKSPYIKVVPNLYVGKDLDVIPKLLEEMNRKGKEGLMLNVSDGKYQCKRTDVLLKIKSMNTMDCKIIGFEEGTGKYEGMLGALLLDYKGYELRCGSGFTDEDRKEIWNNKEKYLGKIAEIQYFRESRNQDGGLSVSFPVFICIRHDKDEPSYY, encoded by the coding sequence ATGAAAGAGGTATTAGAGATTATTAATCAAATCAAAGCAACAAATAGTCGGAATGAAAAGGAAGTGATTTTAAAGCAACATAAAAATAATCAAACATTAAGAAAGGTATTAGACGCAGCACTAAATCCATATATTGTTTTTGGTATTGGTGAAAAGAAATTAAAGAAATTTATTAACAAAGCAACTGGTAAAGAAAATAAATTTAATGATTTATTTGAAGTAATCAAGTATTTAAAAGTACATAATACAGGAACAGATCATGATGTGAAAATGGTTGCTGAATTTTTAAATGCACAAGATGATGAAGAATTAAAGGGATTATATGAAGAGATTATCACAAAGACGCTAAAAATTGGGGCAACGGCAAAGTCAATCAATAAGGCTTTTGGTGAGAAGTTTATTCCAGAGTTTAATGTAATGTTGGCAAAGAAATTTGAAGATGAAGAACATAAAGTAAAAGGCAAAGAATTTGTCATTACTGAAAAGCTTGATGGAATGCGTACCATTATGATTGTTGAAAATGGGAATGTGACATTCTTTTCACGTCAAGGACAACCGATTACAGGATTAGTTGAAATTATGAGAGATGCGGTATTCTTACCTGATAATGTGTATGATGGAGAATTATTGATCGCTAATGCTGATGATTATAAAGATCGAGAAGTACTGCAAGAAACATTAAAGATCGCTCGTAAAGATAGAGAAAAACGAGGTTTGGTATTGCATTTATTTGATATGATTCCAATTGAAGAATTTAAAGCGGGGAAATCAAAAGCAACATATCGAAAGCGTAAAGAAGAATTAGAGTTTATTGTTGATAAATTAAAATCACCGTATATTAAGGTTGTGCCGAATTTATATGTTGGTAAAGATTTAGATGTAATTCCTAAATTACTCGAAGAAATGAATCGAAAAGGTAAGGAAGGCTTGATGTTGAATGTTAGCGATGGTAAATATCAATGCAAACGCACTGATGTGTTATTAAAAATCAAGTCCATGAATACTATGGATTGTAAAATTATCGGATTTGAAGAGGGAACAGGAAAATATGAAGGTATGTTAGGTGCATTACTTTTAGATTATAAAGGCTATGAGCTTCGCTGCGGTTCGGGATTTACAGATGAAGATCGCAAAGAAATATGGAACAATAAAGAAAAATATTTAGGTAAGATTGCAGAAATTCAATATTTCCGTGAATCACGCAATCAAGACGGAGGATTAAGTGTATCTTTCCCAGTGTTTATTTGCATTAGACACGATAAAGATGAACCAAGTTATTATTAA
- the dpnA_2 gene encoding Modification methylase DpnIIB — translation MKELLGSLELNRIYQMDCLEGMKLIPDNSVDLIIADPPYNIGKKGKYIQSEEKRFYAIKEEWDTLDNFEEFNWLWLSEAYRVLKNGGSLLVWGSRHNIYICGYQIEKIGYDIKTHYTWYKTNAMPCLTGRNPSESTEQLIWAVKGKNWTYNLNYAKEINEGKNIRNVFITTQTPSKEKTYGKHPSQKRIEGLTDILINLHTNENDIILVPFCGSGTECVAARMLNRKFMAFETESKYIEIANKRLDNLEIHSDLNNYK, via the coding sequence TTGAAAGAATTATTAGGTAGTTTAGAATTAAATCGCATTTATCAAATGGATTGCTTGGAAGGGATGAAATTGATACCTGATAATAGTGTCGATTTAATAATCGCAGATCCTCCATATAATATTGGGAAGAAAGGGAAGTACATACAATCAGAAGAAAAAAGATTTTATGCTATAAAAGAAGAATGGGACACACTAGACAATTTCGAAGAATTTAATTGGTTGTGGCTTAGTGAGGCTTATCGTGTTTTAAAAAATGGTGGTTCATTATTAGTTTGGGGAAGTCGTCATAATATTTATATTTGTGGATACCAAATTGAAAAAATAGGTTATGATATTAAAACTCATTATACATGGTATAAAACAAATGCAATGCCTTGTTTAACTGGCAGGAATCCTTCTGAAAGCACTGAACAATTAATATGGGCTGTAAAAGGAAAGAATTGGACATATAACTTGAACTATGCTAAAGAAATAAACGAAGGTAAAAATATAAGAAATGTATTTATAACTACGCAAACTCCTTCAAAAGAAAAGACTTATGGTAAACATCCTTCACAAAAACGAATTGAAGGGTTAACTGATATTTTAATTAATTTGCATACAAATGAAAATGATATTATCTTAGTCCCGTTTTGTGGAAGTGGAACTGAATGTGTAGCAGCAAGAATGTTAAATAGAAAATTCATGGCATTTGAAACAGAATCAAAATACATAGAAATTGCGAATAAGCGATTGGATAATCTTGAAATACATAGTGACTTAAATAATTATAAATAA
- the tdk_1 gene encoding Thymidine kinase — protein MSKLIFYYGTMRSSKSAQLIMTAYNYQQQNKPIIIFKPSIDTRDGNIVKSRALETTYPVYTFDENDYEYIYNMVKLRKYHAVLCDEIQFAKEHHIDELARIADELNVPVLCFGLLTDFQGKLFEGSKRLVELADKIQEIKTVCWYCDRKARMNLRTVDGNPVFEGEQIQIGDEEYLPVCRKCYIKFKNNSKK, from the coding sequence ATGAGTAAATTAATTTTCTATTATGGCACTATGCGTTCATCTAAATCAGCTCAATTAATTATGACGGCTTATAATTATCAGCAGCAAAACAAACCAATTATCATATTTAAGCCTTCAATTGATACGAGAGATGGTAATATTGTTAAGTCGAGAGCGTTAGAGACGACATATCCAGTTTATACATTTGATGAAAATGATTACGAATACATATACAATATGGTGAAATTACGAAAATATCATGCTGTTTTATGTGACGAAATTCAATTTGCTAAAGAACATCATATTGATGAATTAGCTCGTATTGCGGATGAATTGAATGTGCCTGTATTGTGTTTTGGATTATTAACAGATTTTCAAGGTAAGTTATTTGAAGGAAGTAAACGATTAGTTGAATTAGCAGATAAGATTCAAGAAATTAAAACAGTTTGTTGGTATTGCGACAGAAAAGCTCGAATGAATTTAAGAACAGTTGATGGTAATCCTGTTTTTGAAGGCGAACAAATTCAAATCGGTGATGAGGAGTATTTACCTGTTTGTCGGAAGTGTTATATTAAATTTAAAAATAATAGTAAAAAATAA